The following proteins are encoded in a genomic region of Coffea eugenioides isolate CCC68of chromosome 6, Ceug_1.0, whole genome shotgun sequence:
- the LOC113775831 gene encoding RING finger and transmembrane domain-containing protein 2, with protein MEASVGNNTDAAYRPTGASAPNNSYSNNTSNHHNSTSGHHHPYHPPRRFGGMQLSASSIFRSPLSALLEYSGILRNRPSSSSDNHHHHYNSTLLNASGVSRPYHDDHLQSRLLLDNSSSAVPASLNISNATGAPGGEVSIRIIGAGEDHLDRVSAPLPSPAAASTPAPLREVNAQNEVFLQPISRTTSSVSLEGQGDRGAGLGVPNRIPHPTATNVDTEAGDIPGSDNRDSSYQRYDIQQAARWIEQVLPFSLLLLVVFIRQHLQGFFVTIWIAAVMFKSNDILRKQTALKGERKISVLIGISLVFTLHVVGVYWWYWNDDLLSPLVMLPPKAIPPFWHAIFIIMVNDTLVRQAAMILKCILLMYYKNSRGRSYRKQGQMLTLVEYLLLLYRALLPAPVWYRFFLNKEYGSLFSSLMTGLYLTFKLTSVVEKVQCFFTALKALSCKEIHYGAYATSEQVNAAGDLCAICQEKMHAPILLRCKHIFCEDCVSEWFERERTCPLCRALVKPADLRSFGDGSTSLFFQLF; from the exons ATGGAAGCGTCCGTTGGCAACAATACGGACGCTGCTTACAGACCTACCGGTGCTTCTGCTCCTAATAACTCTTATTCTAACAATACTAGTAACCACCACAACAGCACAAGTGGCCACCACCACCCGTACCACCCCCCAAGGAGATTTGGGGGAATGCAGCTCTCTGCTTCCAGTATTTTTCGTTCCCCGTTGTCTGCATTGTTGGAATACTCTGGAATTCTCAGAAACCGCCCCTCCTCTTCCTCTGacaaccaccaccaccactacaACTCCACCTTGTTAAACGCTTCTGGAGTGTCCCGCCCCTATCATGATGATCACCTTCAGTCCCGCCTCCTCCTCGACAATTCCTCCTCTGCAGTTCCTGCATCCCTCAACATTTCCAACGCTACTGGTGCTCCTGGAGGGGAGGTTTCGATTAGGATCATTGGTGCTGGGGAGGACCACCTCGACAGGGTTAGCGCTCCCTTGCCTTCCCCTGCTGCTGCTTCTACTCCTGCACCCCTCAGGGAAGTCAATGCCCAAAATGAGGTCTTCCTTCAACCTATTTCCAGGACGACTTCATCAGTCTCTTTGGAAGGTCAAGGTGATCGAGGAGCGGGTTTAGGGGTTCCCAACAGAATTCCTCATCCCACTGCTACAAATGTTGACACTGAGGCTGGCGATATACCTGGGTCCGATAATAGGGACTCTTCTTATCAGAGATATGATATACAACAGGCTGCTAGGTGGATTGAGCAGGTTCTTCCATTCTCTTTGCTGTTGTTAGTGGTCTTCATTCGGCAACATTTGCAAG GCTTTTTTGTTACAATTTGGATTGCCGCGGTGAtgttcaaatcaaatgatattCTACGGAAGCAGACAGCTCTTAAG GGAGAGAGAAAGATATCTGTTTTGATTGGCATTTCATTGGTTTTCACACTTCATGTGGTTGGCGTTTATTGGTGGTATTGGAATGATGATCTTCTGTCTCCCTTGGTCATGCTTCCACCCAAGGCTATTCCACCGTTTTGGCATGCTATCTTTATAATAATGGTGAATG ACACTCTGGTCCGTCAGGCTGCTATGATTCTGAAGTGTATTCTTCTGATGTATTACAAGAACAGCAGAGGACGAAGTTACCGAAAGCAG GGTCAAATGCTCACTTTGGTTGAGTATTTGCTGTTGCTTTACCGTGCTTTGCTGCCAGCTCCTGTTTGGTATCGCTTCTTTTTGAACAAAGAATACGGGAGTCTTTTTTCGTCCCTAATGACTGGGTTATATTTGACTTTTAAGCTCACATCTGTTGTTGAGAAG GTCCAATGCTTTTTTACAGCTTTGAAAGCTTTGTCATGCAAAGAGATTCATTATGGAGCTTATGCTACTTCTGAACAG GTCAATGCTGCAGGGGATCTGTGTGCTATTTGCCAGGAAAAGATGCATGCTCCAATCTTGTTACGGTGTAAACACATATTCTGTGAAGACTGTGTGTCAGAATG GTTTGAGAGGGAAAGGACATGTCCTTTGTGTAGGGCTTTGGTGAAACCTGCTGATCTTAGATCGTTTGGGGATGGATCAACCAGTCTGTTTTTTCAGTTGTTTTAA